The following coding sequences are from one Neovison vison isolate M4711 chromosome X, ASM_NN_V1, whole genome shotgun sequence window:
- the LOC122897493 gene encoding cytochrome c oxidase subunit 7A2, mitochondrial-like, which translates to MRKTKPQRVLRNLLAHHQTAQRTISTASHRQFENKVPEKQKLFQEDNGIPLHLKGGVAEALLSRATMMLTFGGTAYAIYQLAMASFPKKQD; encoded by the exons ATGAGGAAAACCAAGCCCCAGAGAG TGCTGCGGAATCTGCTGGCTCATCATCAGACTGCCCAGAGGACCATAAGTACTGCTTCACACAGGCAGTTTGAAAATAAAgttccagagaaacaaaagctaTTTCAGGAGGATAATGGAATTCCACTGCATCTAAAGGGTGGAGTAGCTGAAGCCCTCCTGTCTAGAGCTACTATGATGCTTACATTTGGTGGAACAGCATATGCCATATATCAGCTAGCTATGGCTTCATTTCCCAAGAAGCAGGATTGA
- the GRIPAP1 gene encoding GRIP1-associated protein 1, giving the protein MAQALSEEEFQRMQAQLLELRTNNYQLSDELRKNGVELTSLRQKVAYLDKEFNKAQKALSKSKKAQEVEGLLSENEMLQAKLHSQEEDFRLQNSTLMAEFSKLCSQMEQLERENQQLKDGAARAGTAQAGGLVDGELLRLQAENTALQKNVAALQERYGKEAGRAQVANEGQGDPPGGPAPTVPAPMPLAEVELKWEMEKEEKRLLWEQLQGLESSKQAETSRLQEELAKLSEKLKKKQESFCRLQTEKETLFNDSRNKIEELQQRKEADLKAQLARTQKLQQELEAANQSLAELRDQRQGERLEHAAALRALQDQVSIQSADAQEQVEGLLAENSALRTSLAALEQIQTAKTQELNTLRDENAGLAADLQQRQTEYEDLMGQKDDLNSQLQESLRANSRLLEQLQEIGQEKEQLTHELQEARKSAEKRKAMLDELAMETLQEKSQHKEELGAVRLRHEKEVLGVRARYERELRELHEDKKRQEEELRGQIREEKARTRELENLQQTVEELQAQVHSMDGAKGWFERRLKEAEESLQQQQQEQEETLKQCREQHAGELKSKEEELQGVRDQLQQAQEERDCHLKTISNLKQEVKDTVDGQRILEKKGSAALKDLKRQLHLERKRADKLQERLQDILTNSKSRSGLEELVLSEMNSPSRTQTGDSSSVSSFSYREILREKESSTVPARSLSSSPQAQPPRPAELSDEEVAELFQRLAETQQEKWMLEEKVKHLEVSSASMAEDLCRKSAIIETYVMDSRIDVSVAAGHTDRSGLGSVLRDLVKPGDENLREMNKKLQNMLEEQLTKNMHLHKDIEVLSQEIVRLSKECVGSPDPDLEPGEAS; this is encoded by the exons aTGGCGCAAGCTCTGTCTGAGGAGGAGTTTCAGCGGATGCAG GCTCAGCTCCTGGAACTCCGGACAAATAATTACCAGCTTTCAGATGAATTACGCAAGAATGGCGTTG AGCTCACCAGTCTTCGACAGAAGGTTGCCTACCTGGATAAGGAGTTCAACAAAGCTCAGAAG GCACTGAGCAAGAGCAAGAAAGCTCAG GAAGTCGAAGGGCTACTGAGTGAAAATGAAATGCTGCAGGCAAAGCTGCACAGCCAGGAGGAGGACTTTCGTTTGCAGAACAGCACGCTTATGGCGGAGTTCAGCAAG CTCTGCAGCCAGATGGAGCAGCTGGAACGGGAGAACCAGCAACTGAAGGATGGGGCTGCCAGGGCAGGCACTGCCCAGGCTGGGGGTCTTGTGGATGGCGAGCTGCTGAGACTGCAGGCGGAGAACACAGCCTTGCAGAAAAATGTGGCAG CCCTGCAGGAACGCTATGGGAAAGAGGCTGGGAGAGCCCAAGTTGCCAATGAGGGCCAAGGGGACCCTCCAGGGGGCCCCGCCCCCACTGTCCCAGCCCCCATGCCACTGGCAGAAGTGGAGTTGAAATGggaaatggagaaggaagaaaagagattgCTCTGGGAGCAACTGCAAGGCTTGGAG AGCTCGAAGCAGGCAGAAACATCCAGGCTGCAGGAGGAACTTGCTAAG CTCTctgagaaactgaaaaagaaacaagaaag TTTCTGCCGTCTgcagacagaaaaggagacacTATTCAACGATAGCCG GAATAAAATTGAGGAGTTAcagcagaggaaggaagcagatcTCAAAGCCCAGTTGGCTCGCACTCAGAAGCTGCAGCAGGAACTCGAGGCTGCCAATCAG AGCTTGGCAGAACTGAGAGATCAGCGGCAGGGGGAGCGCCTGGAGCATGCAGCAGCTCTGCGAGCCCTACAGGATCAG gtGTCCATCCAGAGTGCAGATGCACAGGAACAAGTGGAAGGACTTTTGGCTGAGAACAGCGCCTTGAGGACCAGCCTAGCTGCCCTGGAGCAG ATCCAAACAGCAAAGACCCAAGAACTCAATACACTCCGGGATGAGAATGCCGGTCTGGCAGCTGATTTGCAGCAGCGGCAGACTGAGTACGAGGACCTCATGGGACAGAAGGATGACCTCAACTCCCAACTGCAG GAGTCATTGCGGGCCAATAGTCGGCTCCTGGAGCAACTTCAAGAAATcgggcaggagaaggagcaatTGACCCATGAGCTGCAGGAGGCTCGGAAG AGTGCCGAAAAGCGGAAGGCCATGCTGGACGAGCTGGCAATGGAGACACTGCAGGAGAAGTCCCAGCATAAGGAAGAGCTGGGCGCGGTCCGACTGAGGCATGAGAAGGAGGTGCTGGGGGTGCGTGCGCGCTACGAGCGGGAGCTCCGAGAGCTGCATGAAGACAAGAAGCGGCAGGAGGAGGAGCTCCGTGGGCAGATCCGTGaggagaag GCCCGAACTCGAGAActggagaatctccagcagaccgtGGAAGAACTTCAAGCTCAGGTACATTCTATGGATGGAGCCAAGGGCTGGTTTGAACGACGCTTGAAGGAGGCCGAG GAAtccctgcagcagcagcagcaggagcaagAGGAAACCCTCAAGCAGTGCCGGGAGCAGCATGCTGGCGAGCTGAAG AGCAAGGAGGAGGAGCTGCAGGGGGTGCGGGATCAGCTCCAGCAGGCCCAGGAGGAGAGGGACTGCCACCTGAAGACCATCAGCAACCTGAAACAG GAGGTGAAGGACACAGTGGACGGGCAGCGGATCCTGGAGAAGAAGGGCAGTGCTGCG CTCAAGGACCTCAAGCGGCAGCTGCACCTGGAGCGGAAAAGGGCTGATAAGCTGCAGGAGCGGCTGCAGGACATCCTTACCAACAGCAAGAGCCGCTCTG GCCTCGAGGAGCTGGTTCTCTCAGAGATGAACTCGCCAAGCCGTACCCAGACTGGGGACAGCAGTAGCGTCTCCTCCTTTAGCTACCGGGAGATTTTGCGGGAGAAGGAAAGCTCAACTGTTCCAGCCAGG TCCTTATCCAGCAGCCCTCAGGCCCAGCCTCCACGGCCAGCCGAGTTGTCCGATGAGGAAGTGGCTGAGCTCTTTCAGCGCCTGGCAGAGACGCAGCAGGAGAAATGGATGCTGGAGGAGAAG GTGAAGCACCTGGAGGTGAGCAGTGCCTCCATGGCGGAGGACCTTTGTCGGAAGAGCGCCATCATTGAGACCTATGTCATGGATAGCCGGATCG ATGTGTCTGTGGCGGCTGGCCACACGGACCGCAGTGGGCTGGGCAGCGTCCTGAGAGACCTCGTGAAGCCAGGTGACGAGAACCTTCGGGAAATGAACAAGAAGCTCCAGAACATGCTGGAGGAGCAGCTCACCAAGAACATGCACTTGCACAAG GACATTGAAGTTCTCTCCCAGGAGATTGTGCGGCTCAGCAAGGAGTGCGTGGGGTCCCCTGACCCAGACCTAGAACCAGGAGAAGCCAGCTAA